One genomic window of Serinus canaria isolate serCan28SL12 chromosome 4, serCan2020, whole genome shotgun sequence includes the following:
- the LOC108963282 gene encoding BCL2/adenovirus E1B 19 kDa protein-interacting protein 3-like isoform X1, with protein sequence MGSPGGVSGGLMCTGERGDPGQAGVHQELGRWGHHGADEHRGGGGRCRSRESSPSWGAQDVLGQGCGVCWRGLPASRDGLGCRGGPGAAQGLTAPPGSWVELRCGPGCPEPEAVPSPFSCHADVERMLLEAQLETESSDGALLVLGSPAWDDNGTSHGSDQPGESEVLPAHSQPQPSCPHPRQRDVPQEAKWRQRRLRASLGWACTRCPRYLSPEELAFVCSPQPVLWSLQGGAVGRKKRLFSSELLLLFIPSLLLSHLLTLGLGIYIGKRLAASSANPL encoded by the exons ATGGGGAGCCCAGGCGGGGTTTCTGGGGGGCTGATGTGCACCGGGGAGCGCGGGGATCCCGGGCAGGCTGGAGTGCACCAGGAGCTGGGTCGGTGGGGGCACCACGGGGCTGATGAGCACCGCGGGGGTGGGGGCAGATGCCGGTCCCGGGAGAGCAGCCCGTCCTGGGGTGCACAGGATGTCCTGGGTCAGGGGTGTGGGGTGTGCTGGAGAGGGCTCCCGGCATCCCGGGATGGGCTGGGGTGCAGGGGTGGGCCCGGAGCAGCGCAGGGGCTGACAGCCCCCCCAGGCTCCTGGGTGGAGCTGCGCTGTGGCCCAGGCTGCCCCGAGCCCGAGGCGGTGCCCTCGCCGTTCTCCTGCCACGCTGACGTGGAGCGGATGCTGCTGGAGGCCCAGCTGGAGACAGAGAGCAGTGACGG GGCCCTGCTCGTGCTGGGCTCTCCAGCCTGGGATGACAACGGAACCAGCCATGGGAGTGATCAGCCAGGGGAGAGTGAGGTgctgcctgcccacagccagccccagcccagctgcccccacCCCCGGCAG CGGGATGTGCCACAGGAAGCCAAGTGGAGGCAGCGACGCCTGAGAGCGTCTCTGGGCTGGGCCTGTACCCGCTGCCCTCGGTACCTGTCTCCAGA GGAACTTGCCTTTGTGTGCTCCCCCCAGCCAGTGCTGTggagcctgcagggaggtgcagtggggaggaagaagagactTTTcagttcagagctgctgctgctcttcatcCCCTCGCTCTTGCTCAGCCACCTGCtgaccctggggctggg GATCTACATTGGAAAGCGCCTGGCAGCCTCCTCAGCCAACcctctgtga
- the LOC108963282 gene encoding BCL2/adenovirus E1B 19 kDa protein-interacting protein 3-like isoform X3, producing MGARGRHVTVSGGGCARSSRGAMAGAGDDGSWVELRCGPGCPEPEAVPSPFSCHADVERMLLEAQLETESSDGALLVLGSPAWDDNGTSHGSDQPGESEVLPAHSQPQPSCPHPRQRDVPQEAKWRQRRLRASLGWACTRCPRYLSPEELAFVCSPQPVLWSLQGGAVGRKKRLFSSELLLLFIPSLLLSHLLTLGLGIYIGKRLAASSANPL from the exons ATGGGGGCTCGCGGGCGTCACGTGACTGTCAGTGGCGGGGGCTGCGCGCGGAGCAGCCGCGGGGCCATGGCGGGAGCCGGCGACGACG GCTCCTGGGTGGAGCTGCGCTGTGGCCCAGGCTGCCCCGAGCCCGAGGCGGTGCCCTCGCCGTTCTCCTGCCACGCTGACGTGGAGCGGATGCTGCTGGAGGCCCAGCTGGAGACAGAGAGCAGTGACGG GGCCCTGCTCGTGCTGGGCTCTCCAGCCTGGGATGACAACGGAACCAGCCATGGGAGTGATCAGCCAGGGGAGAGTGAGGTgctgcctgcccacagccagccccagcccagctgcccccacCCCCGGCAG CGGGATGTGCCACAGGAAGCCAAGTGGAGGCAGCGACGCCTGAGAGCGTCTCTGGGCTGGGCCTGTACCCGCTGCCCTCGGTACCTGTCTCCAGA GGAACTTGCCTTTGTGTGCTCCCCCCAGCCAGTGCTGTggagcctgcagggaggtgcagtggggaggaagaagagactTTTcagttcagagctgctgctgctcttcatcCCCTCGCTCTTGCTCAGCCACCTGCtgaccctggggctggg GATCTACATTGGAAAGCGCCTGGCAGCCTCCTCAGCCAACcctctgtga
- the LOC108963282 gene encoding uncharacterized protein LOC108963282 isoform X2, translating to MGSPGGVSGGLMCTGERGDPGQAGVHQELGRWGHHGADEHRGGGGRCRSRESSPSWGAQDVLGQGCGVCWRGLPASRDGLGCRGGPGAAQGLTAPPGSWVELRCGPGCPEPEAVPSPFSCHADVERMLLEAQLETESSDGALLVLGSPAWDDNGTSHGSDQPGESEVLPAHSQPQPSCPHPRQRDVPQEAKWRQRRLRASLGWACTRCPRYLSPDQCCGACREVQWGGRRDFSVQSCCCSSSPRSCSATC from the exons ATGGGGAGCCCAGGCGGGGTTTCTGGGGGGCTGATGTGCACCGGGGAGCGCGGGGATCCCGGGCAGGCTGGAGTGCACCAGGAGCTGGGTCGGTGGGGGCACCACGGGGCTGATGAGCACCGCGGGGGTGGGGGCAGATGCCGGTCCCGGGAGAGCAGCCCGTCCTGGGGTGCACAGGATGTCCTGGGTCAGGGGTGTGGGGTGTGCTGGAGAGGGCTCCCGGCATCCCGGGATGGGCTGGGGTGCAGGGGTGGGCCCGGAGCAGCGCAGGGGCTGACAGCCCCCCCAGGCTCCTGGGTGGAGCTGCGCTGTGGCCCAGGCTGCCCCGAGCCCGAGGCGGTGCCCTCGCCGTTCTCCTGCCACGCTGACGTGGAGCGGATGCTGCTGGAGGCCCAGCTGGAGACAGAGAGCAGTGACGG GGCCCTGCTCGTGCTGGGCTCTCCAGCCTGGGATGACAACGGAACCAGCCATGGGAGTGATCAGCCAGGGGAGAGTGAGGTgctgcctgcccacagccagccccagcccagctgcccccacCCCCGGCAG CGGGATGTGCCACAGGAAGCCAAGTGGAGGCAGCGACGCCTGAGAGCGTCTCTGGGCTGGGCCTGTACCCGCTGCCCTCGGTACCTGTCTCCAGA CCAGTGCTGTggagcctgcagggaggtgcagtggggaggaagaagagactTTTcagttcagagctgctgctgctcttcatcCCCTCGCTCTTGCTCAGCCACCTGCtga